In Taeniopygia guttata chromosome 7, bTaeGut7.mat, whole genome shotgun sequence, a single window of DNA contains:
- the C7H2orf76 gene encoding UPF0538 protein C2orf76 homolog isoform X2, with translation MSADSSTVTVRLVRSFEHRNFRPLVYHGVPLDQTVKEFMAFVRRDVSSRSGLPPPFKNYKYDTMKIIHQAHKSKTGELVVSLEDDDKLILQEDSTLKAAGVANETELAFFCEEDYRNYRANPVSAW, from the exons ATGTCAGCAGACAGCTCGACTGTCACGGTTCGTCTCGTCCGCTCCTTCGAGCACCGCAATTTCCGACCCCTGGTGTACCACGGAGTTCCCCTGGATCAGACAGTGAAGGAGTTCATGGCTTTTGTGCGCAGGG atGTGTCTTCAAGATCAGGACTTCCtcctccttttaaaaattacaagtaTG atacAATGAAGATTATTCACCAAGCACACAAATCTAAG ACTGGTGAGCTTGTAGTGAGTTTGGAAGATGATGACAAACTGATTTTGCAGGAAGACAGCACGCTGAAAGCAGCTGGAGTAG CAAATGAGACGGAATTAGCATTCTTCTGTGAGGAAGATTACAGAAACTACAGAGCTAATCCTGTTTCGGCCTGGTGA
- the C7H2orf76 gene encoding UPF0538 protein C2orf76 homolog isoform X1, whose translation MSADSSTVTVRLVRSFEHRNFRPLVYHGVPLDQTVKEFMAFVRRDVSSRSGLPPPFKNYKYDTMKIIHQAHKSKTGELVVSLEDDDKLILQEDSTLKAAGVGLCIVWVSP comes from the exons ATGTCAGCAGACAGCTCGACTGTCACGGTTCGTCTCGTCCGCTCCTTCGAGCACCGCAATTTCCGACCCCTGGTGTACCACGGAGTTCCCCTGGATCAGACAGTGAAGGAGTTCATGGCTTTTGTGCGCAGGG atGTGTCTTCAAGATCAGGACTTCCtcctccttttaaaaattacaagtaTG atacAATGAAGATTATTCACCAAGCACACAAATCTAAG ACTGGTGAGCTTGTAGTGAGTTTGGAAGATGATGACAAACTGATTTTGCAGGAAGACAGCACGCTGAAAGCAGCTGGAGTAG